From a region of the Enterobacter sp. JBIWA008 genome:
- the msrP gene encoding protein-methionine-sulfoxide reductase catalytic subunit MsrP — protein MKNRKLTEADVTSESVFMLQRRQILKMLGISATALTLSPAAHADLLDWFKGNDRPKAPSGAPLTFTKPAEWQKKLTLTPEDKVTGYNNFYEFGLDKADPAANAGSLKTDPWTLKIDGEVAKPLTLDHHDLTTRFPLEERIYRMRCVEAWSMVVPWVGFPLHKLLAMVEPTSNAKYVAFQTRYAPDEMPGQKDRFIGGGLDYPYVEGLRLDEAMHPLTLLTVGVYGKALPPQNGAPIRLTVPWKYGFKGIKSIVSIKLTRERPPTTWNLAAPDEYGFFANVNPHVDHPRWSQATERFIGSGGALDVKRQPTLLFNGYADEVASLYRGLNLRENF, from the coding sequence ATGAAAAACCGAAAACTGACGGAAGCCGACGTAACGTCTGAGTCTGTCTTTATGCTACAGCGCCGCCAGATCCTGAAAATGCTTGGCATCAGTGCCACAGCCCTGACGCTCTCTCCGGCGGCACACGCCGACCTGCTCGACTGGTTTAAAGGCAACGATCGACCGAAGGCTCCTTCCGGCGCCCCGCTCACCTTTACTAAACCGGCTGAATGGCAAAAAAAACTGACGCTCACGCCGGAAGATAAAGTCACCGGCTACAACAACTTCTACGAATTTGGTCTCGATAAGGCCGATCCTGCCGCCAACGCGGGAAGCCTTAAAACCGACCCTTGGACGCTAAAGATTGATGGCGAAGTGGCGAAACCCCTGACGCTGGACCACCACGATCTCACCACCCGTTTCCCGCTCGAAGAGCGTATCTATCGCATGCGCTGTGTGGAAGCCTGGTCGATGGTGGTGCCGTGGGTCGGCTTCCCGCTGCATAAACTACTGGCGATGGTTGAGCCCACCAGCAACGCAAAATATGTCGCTTTCCAGACGCGCTATGCGCCGGACGAGATGCCCGGGCAGAAAGATCGGTTTATTGGCGGCGGGCTTGATTATCCGTATGTGGAAGGGTTACGTCTCGATGAAGCTATGCACCCCCTTACCCTGCTGACCGTCGGCGTTTATGGCAAAGCGCTTCCACCGCAGAACGGTGCCCCCATCCGTTTAACCGTACCGTGGAAATATGGCTTCAAAGGGATTAAATCTATTGTCAGCATTAAGCTTACCCGCGAACGTCCGCCAACCACCTGGAATCTGGCAGCCCCGGACGAATACGGTTTCTTCGCCAACGTGAACCCGCACGTGGATCATCCGCGCTGGTCGCAGGCAACCGAGCGGTTTATCGGTTCCGGCGGCGCGCTGGACGTCAAGCGCCAGCCGACGCTGCTGTTTAACGGCTATGCGGATGAAGTGGCCTCGCTTTACCGTGGTCTCAATTTACGGGAGAACTTCTGA
- the msrQ gene encoding protein-methionine-sulfoxide reductase heme-binding subunit MsrQ, with protein MRLTAKQITWLKVLLHLAGLLPFIWLFWAASQGLFSADPAKDIQHFTGRMALKFLLATLLVSPLARYAKQPLLIRTRRLLGLWCFAWATLHLTSYALLELGINNLALLGRELVTRPYLTLGIVSWVVLLALALTSTQYAQRKLGRRWQLLHNFVYLVAILAPIHYLWSVKILSPQPVLYALAAVALLAWRYKKFRQWWR; from the coding sequence GTGCGTTTAACGGCAAAACAGATCACCTGGCTGAAAGTGCTTCTGCACCTGGCCGGGTTACTTCCTTTTATATGGCTGTTCTGGGCCGCCAGCCAGGGGCTCTTTAGCGCAGACCCTGCAAAGGATATCCAGCATTTTACCGGTCGGATGGCTCTGAAATTTTTGCTGGCCACCTTGCTCGTCTCGCCGCTGGCGCGCTACGCTAAACAGCCCTTATTGATACGCACCCGTCGGCTGTTAGGGCTATGGTGTTTTGCCTGGGCCACGCTGCACCTCACCAGCTACGCCCTGCTGGAACTGGGAATTAACAATCTGGCACTGCTTGGCCGCGAACTGGTGACGCGTCCTTATCTGACGCTGGGTATCGTGAGCTGGGTGGTTTTACTGGCGTTAGCGCTTACCTCCACGCAATATGCGCAGCGGAAACTGGGCAGGCGCTGGCAGCTGCTGCACAACTTCGTCTATCTTGTCGCGATCCTCGCCCCCATTCATTACCTGTGGTCGGTGAAGATTCTCTCCCCGCAGCCGGTCCTTTATGCACTGGCGGCCGTGGCGCTTTTAGCATGGCGTTACAAGAAGTTCCGCCAGTGGTGGCGATAG
- the aroQ gene encoding type II 3-dehydroquinate dehydratase: MTDKFHILVLNGPNLNMLGTREPEKYGTLTLSEIVNRLGTEAASLNVDLDHFQSNAEYALIDRIHQAKDTVDYILINPAAFTHTSVAIRDALLAVSIPFIEIHLSNVHAREPFRHHSYLSDIAAGVICGLGADGYSYALQTAVKRLSQSH; encoded by the coding sequence ATGACTGATAAGTTCCATATCTTAGTTTTGAACGGACCGAACCTGAACATGCTCGGAACCCGTGAGCCAGAGAAGTACGGCACGCTAACATTGAGTGAAATTGTTAACCGTCTGGGAACGGAAGCAGCGTCACTGAATGTAGATTTGGATCATTTTCAGTCGAATGCGGAGTACGCACTCATCGACCGTATTCATCAGGCTAAAGACACTGTGGACTATATCCTGATCAATCCGGCCGCGTTTACGCACACCAGTGTTGCTATCCGCGACGCACTGCTCGCGGTGAGTATCCCGTTTATCGAGATCCACCTGAGTAATGTGCACGCCCGAGAGCCGTTCCGTCACCATTCGTATCTGTCGGATATCGCTGCTGGCGTTATCTGTGGACTGGGCGCAGACGGCTATTCATACGCTTTACAGACAGCGGTAAAACGCTTGTCACAATCACACTAA
- the accB gene encoding acetyl-CoA carboxylase biotin carboxyl carrier protein: MDIRKIKKLIELVEESGISELEISEGEESVRISRAAPAASFPVMQQAYAAPVQQPALSAAVAPAAEAAPAAAAEISGHIVRSPMVGTFYRTPSPDAKAFIEVGQKVNVGDTLCIVEAMKMMNQIEADKSGTVKAILVESGQPVEFDEPLVVIE, encoded by the coding sequence ATGGATATTCGTAAGATTAAAAAACTGATCGAGCTGGTTGAAGAATCAGGCATCTCCGAACTGGAAATTTCTGAAGGCGAAGAGTCTGTACGCATCAGCCGTGCAGCCCCAGCCGCTAGCTTCCCGGTAATGCAGCAAGCTTATGCTGCGCCAGTGCAGCAGCCTGCGCTCTCCGCAGCCGTTGCACCAGCAGCTGAAGCCGCACCTGCCGCTGCAGCAGAAATCAGTGGTCACATCGTACGTTCCCCAATGGTTGGTACTTTCTACCGCACCCCGAGCCCGGACGCGAAGGCGTTCATCGAAGTGGGTCAGAAAGTCAACGTAGGCGATACCCTGTGCATCGTTGAAGCGATGAAAATGATGAACCAGATCGAAGCAGACAAATCAGGTACTGTGAAAGCGATTCTGGTCGAAAGTGGTCAGCCGGTTGAATTTGACGAGCCGCTGGTCGTCATCGAGTAA
- a CDS encoding MDR family oxidoreductase produces the protein MQALILEQQDGKTLASVQAVEESRLPEGEVTVDIDWSSLNYKDALAITGKGKIIRNFPMVPGIDFAGRVHTSEDPRFHPGQQVLLTGWGVGENHWGGLATQARVKGDWLVPMPKGMDGRKAMIVGTAGFTAMLCVMALEDAGIRPESGEIVVTGASGGVGSTAVTLLHKLGYQVAAVSGRESTHDYLRQLGANRILSRDEFAETRPLEKQVWAGAVDTVGDKVLAKVLAQMNYGGCVAACGLAGGFALPTTVMPFILRNVRLQGVDSVMTPPSRRHEAWERLVRDLPESFYTQSATEINLSQAPEYASKIMDNQFHGRALVKIA, from the coding sequence ATGCAGGCTTTGATCTTAGAACAGCAGGACGGCAAAACGCTTGCCTCAGTGCAGGCGGTAGAAGAGAGTCGCCTGCCGGAAGGCGAAGTAACCGTCGACATCGACTGGTCCAGCTTAAATTATAAAGATGCGCTGGCGATTACCGGTAAGGGTAAAATCATCCGAAATTTCCCTATGGTGCCAGGTATTGATTTCGCGGGCCGGGTTCATACCAGCGAGGATCCGCGCTTCCATCCGGGCCAGCAGGTACTGCTCACCGGCTGGGGCGTGGGTGAAAATCACTGGGGTGGGCTGGCAACGCAGGCGCGCGTGAAGGGCGACTGGCTGGTGCCGATGCCGAAAGGCATGGATGGCCGTAAGGCGATGATCGTCGGCACGGCAGGATTTACCGCCATGCTGTGCGTGATGGCGCTGGAAGATGCGGGTATCCGCCCTGAGTCGGGTGAAATTGTCGTCACCGGCGCCAGCGGCGGCGTGGGCAGCACGGCTGTCACGCTGCTCCACAAGCTGGGCTATCAGGTCGCTGCGGTGTCTGGGCGTGAAAGTACCCATGACTATCTGCGCCAGCTCGGTGCAAACCGCATTCTCAGCCGTGACGAATTCGCTGAAACCCGCCCGCTGGAAAAACAGGTCTGGGCAGGGGCTGTGGATACCGTCGGTGATAAGGTGCTGGCAAAAGTCCTGGCGCAGATGAACTACGGCGGCTGCGTGGCAGCCTGCGGTCTGGCGGGCGGATTTGCCCTGCCAACCACCGTGATGCCATTTATTCTGCGTAACGTCCGCCTGCAGGGTGTGGATTCCGTGATGACCCCGCCGTCTCGTCGCCATGAAGCCTGGGAACGGCTGGTGCGCGATCTGCCGGAATCTTTCTATACCCAGAGCGCGACGGAGATTAACCTAAGCCAGGCGCCGGAATACGCCAGTAAGATCATGGACAACCAGTTCCACGGCCGCGCGCTGGTGAAAATCGCCTAA